From one uncultured Methanoregula sp. genomic stretch:
- the gyrA gene encoding DNA gyrase subunit A, with amino-acid sequence MTSENEPPAGGPITHRVEPISIEQEMKTSFINYAMSVIIQRAIPDVRDGLKPVHRRSLFAMWEMGNTSDKPTKKSARVVGEVMGKFHPHGDSSIYDTIVKMAQPFSYRHMLVEGQGNFGSIDGDSAAASRYTEVRLDKYAEALLEDLDKDTVKFQPNYDESLEEPTVLPAKIPNLLVNGTDGIAVGMATKMPPHNLREVCAAVDAYLTNPEIAVDDLLRIMPGPDFPTGGILMGVEGVRNIYSTGQGRVIVRGVANIEESEGGNRGDRIIVTELPYQVNKAQWITAIAEMVKDKKIDGITDLRDESDKDGIRVVFELRKGTMAPVILNNLYKNTALESSFSASNLAIVDGQPRVLNLHNLLENFVHHRIEVIRRRSEFDLRKASEKVHILNGLLIALSKIDEIIAAIRASDTVDNARNALITGFALDEPQANAILQMQLRRLAALEQQKITDEKTGLEAEIARLTTLISSEANIKDEIRRETGEISHKFGDPRRTEIALDTSDLTNEDLIEDKTVLVSITTANYIKRIDFDTYRKQKRGGHGITGMTTKEEDFVDSVFSAGIKDYLLCFTNLGRIYWLKVYQIPESSRVAKGKPIVNLLNLKDEVVTTVLPVKEFSKDKFLLFATKLGQAIKIPLDAFSFPRSTGTNAIRLKENDQLVDVILTNGSNELILTTRFGQSLRFHESTVRTVGRNAQGVRGMKLKGEDTIVSVTLLEKDHLLTISDVGFGKRSEFDEFRGHGRGTMGVRNMQLERNAVVIESRAVSDTDEIIAMTASGVVIRTPVCEFRIIGRGTKGVRVMRLDEKDKVVGVAFFPAEPENGSEPEPDAVLPKPDTTQPDNSK; translated from the coding sequence TTGACATCTGAGAACGAACCCCCGGCAGGAGGTCCGATAACCCACCGTGTCGAGCCCATCAGTATCGAACAGGAGATGAAGACCTCGTTCATCAACTACGCGATGTCGGTCATCATCCAGCGTGCCATTCCCGATGTCCGCGACGGGCTCAAGCCCGTCCACCGCCGATCGCTCTTTGCGATGTGGGAGATGGGGAACACGAGCGACAAGCCCACCAAGAAGAGTGCGAGGGTTGTCGGTGAAGTGATGGGTAAGTTTCACCCCCACGGGGACTCGTCCATCTACGATACGATCGTCAAGATGGCCCAGCCGTTCTCGTACCGGCACATGCTCGTGGAAGGCCAGGGCAACTTCGGTTCCATTGACGGGGACTCTGCCGCGGCAAGCAGGTATACCGAGGTCCGGCTCGACAAGTATGCCGAAGCGCTTCTCGAAGACCTTGACAAGGACACCGTGAAGTTCCAGCCGAACTACGATGAATCGCTCGAAGAGCCCACCGTACTCCCGGCAAAGATCCCGAACCTGCTCGTGAACGGGACGGACGGCATTGCGGTCGGTATGGCAACGAAGATGCCGCCCCACAACCTGCGGGAAGTCTGCGCTGCAGTCGATGCCTACCTGACGAACCCGGAGATCGCGGTCGATGACCTGCTCCGCATCATGCCCGGTCCCGATTTCCCCACGGGCGGGATCCTTATGGGCGTGGAGGGTGTCAGGAACATCTACTCAACCGGCCAGGGCCGGGTCATCGTCCGGGGCGTTGCCAATATCGAGGAGTCCGAAGGCGGCAACCGGGGCGACCGGATCATTGTCACGGAACTCCCGTACCAGGTCAACAAGGCGCAGTGGATCACGGCTATCGCAGAAATGGTCAAGGACAAGAAGATCGACGGTATCACCGACCTCCGCGACGAATCGGACAAGGACGGGATCCGGGTTGTCTTCGAGCTCCGCAAGGGCACGATGGCCCCGGTCATCCTTAACAACCTGTACAAGAATACCGCCCTTGAGTCCAGTTTCTCGGCATCCAACCTTGCCATCGTCGACGGCCAGCCCAGGGTCCTCAACCTGCACAATCTCCTGGAGAACTTCGTTCACCACCGGATAGAAGTTATCCGGCGCAGGTCAGAATTCGATCTCAGGAAAGCATCAGAAAAAGTCCACATCTTAAACGGCCTCCTCATTGCCCTTTCGAAGATCGATGAGATCATCGCCGCGATCCGCGCTTCGGACACGGTGGACAATGCAAGGAATGCCCTGATCACCGGGTTCGCACTTGACGAGCCCCAGGCAAACGCCATCCTCCAGATGCAGCTCAGGAGGCTCGCGGCCCTTGAGCAGCAGAAAATAACGGATGAGAAGACGGGGCTTGAGGCAGAGATCGCCCGGCTTACTACGCTCATTTCGAGCGAGGCCAACATCAAGGACGAGATCCGGCGCGAGACCGGGGAGATCTCCCATAAATTCGGGGATCCCCGCAGGACAGAGATCGCTCTCGACACGAGCGATCTCACGAACGAGGACCTGATCGAGGACAAGACCGTTCTTGTCTCGATCACTACAGCGAACTACATCAAACGGATAGACTTTGACACCTACCGCAAGCAGAAGCGGGGCGGTCACGGCATCACCGGCATGACCACAAAGGAAGAGGATTTTGTCGACTCGGTCTTCTCTGCCGGCATAAAGGATTACCTCCTCTGTTTCACCAACCTCGGGAGGATCTACTGGCTTAAGGTCTACCAGATCCCCGAGAGTTCACGGGTTGCAAAAGGCAAACCGATCGTCAACCTCCTCAACCTCAAGGATGAAGTGGTGACAACAGTTCTCCCGGTAAAAGAGTTTTCAAAGGACAAGTTCCTCCTCTTCGCCACAAAGCTCGGGCAGGCGATCAAGATCCCGCTCGATGCATTCTCCTTCCCGCGATCTACGGGGACGAATGCTATCAGGCTCAAAGAGAACGACCAGCTTGTCGATGTCATTCTTACAAATGGCAGCAATGAACTGATCCTCACGACCCGGTTCGGCCAGAGCCTCCGGTTCCATGAATCGACCGTGAGAACCGTTGGCAGGAATGCACAGGGTGTGCGGGGAATGAAACTCAAGGGCGAGGACACGATTGTCTCGGTCACACTCCTTGAGAAAGACCATCTCCTGACTATCTCTGATGTCGGGTTTGGCAAGAGGAGCGAGTTCGATGAGTTCCGGGGTCACGGCAGGGGAACCATGGGTGTGCGCAACATGCAGCTCGAACGCAATGCCGTTGTCATCGAATCCCGGGCAGTCTCGGACACGGACGAGATCATTGCCATGACAGCTTCCGGTGTTGTTATCCGGACCCCGGTCTGCGAGTTCAGGATCATCGGCAGAGGCACAAAAGGCGTCCGGGTCATGCGTCTCGATGAGAAGGACAAGGTTGTAGGGGTCGCCTTCTTCCCGGCAGAACCCGAGAACGGCTCCGAACCGGAACCGGATGCTGTTCTTCCAAAGCCGGATACAACCCAGCCGGATAATTCCAAGTAA
- a CDS encoding secondary thiamine-phosphate synthase enzyme YjbQ, with translation MFRTFLKISSKQEGDIIDITRLVREVVKKSTIRTGLVHLFVAHSTAALSTIEYEPGVLNDLRRSLSRIAPDDLPYAHDTRWGDGNGRSHVKAALVGPSLTVPVENGEIVCGNWQQIVLLELDVNAGRERTIICTVTGE, from the coding sequence ATGTTCCGCACTTTTCTGAAAATATCCTCAAAACAGGAAGGAGATATCATAGATATTACGAGATTAGTCCGGGAGGTGGTAAAGAAAAGCACCATCAGGACCGGCCTTGTCCATCTCTTTGTTGCCCATTCAACTGCAGCCCTGTCCACGATCGAATACGAACCCGGGGTTCTTAACGATCTCCGGCGCTCCCTTTCACGGATTGCGCCCGATGACCTGCCCTACGCCCACGATACACGATGGGGTGACGGCAACGGCCGTTCGCATGTTAAGGCGGCACTGGTCGGCCCGTCACTGACCGTGCCCGTGGAGAACGGTGAGATTGTGTGCGGAAACTGGCAGCAGATTGTTCTCCTGGAACTCGATGTGAATGCCGGGCGGGAGCGGACGATCATCTGTACGGTCACCGGGGAATAG
- a CDS encoding LamG domain-containing protein — translation MKVQTEEGLSHIAATGLIVVLVLGLTLFGSVAFLGYTNKMPSGNILPFSRVVPADALAYYGFDDAGSSTITKDLSPYDNDARLSGAQLLNSPLWREYKNPSDKWGFVSGQNSFFWVPASPSLNATGNLTVEAWVKWNVVPTAVTTANRQSVVLEKGYGDSVFQYRIAHSNNYGTGQSPYFTFAVRPGTTVRTVNSLTQPQKGVWYYVVGTWNSRNTATTGRLAIYVNGKLERSATYSTANLYTSPYRLTLGGQYTNAAMTTTGRFFNGDIDEVGITGRAMSADEIKSRYNRYVY, via the coding sequence ATGAAAGTTCAAACAGAAGAGGGGTTATCACATATTGCTGCAACAGGACTGATAGTGGTCCTGGTTCTGGGGCTCACCCTATTCGGATCCGTCGCGTTTTTAGGATATACGAACAAAATGCCGTCAGGAAATATCCTCCCGTTTTCCCGCGTGGTCCCGGCCGATGCCCTTGCCTATTACGGATTCGATGATGCGGGTTCCAGTACGATTACAAAAGATCTTTCCCCGTATGATAATGATGCGCGCCTGTCAGGCGCCCAGCTCCTGAACAGCCCTCTCTGGCGGGAATACAAGAACCCGAGCGACAAATGGGGGTTCGTGTCGGGCCAGAACAGTTTTTTCTGGGTACCGGCTTCCCCCTCACTAAACGCCACCGGAAACCTGACCGTCGAAGCCTGGGTGAAGTGGAACGTTGTCCCGACAGCGGTTACCACAGCAAACCGGCAGTCTGTTGTTCTTGAGAAAGGATATGGTGATTCAGTATTCCAATACCGGATAGCCCACAGCAATAATTACGGTACCGGACAAAGCCCGTACTTCACCTTCGCAGTCAGACCGGGGACAACGGTCAGGACCGTGAATTCCCTCACTCAGCCCCAGAAAGGTGTCTGGTATTATGTCGTGGGTACTTGGAACAGCAGGAATACGGCGACGACTGGCAGGCTCGCGATCTATGTCAACGGCAAACTTGAGCGATCAGCCACCTATTCAACAGCGAATCTCTATACTTCACCTTACCGCCTCACACTTGGGGGGCAGTATACGAATGCTGCAATGACAACAACGGGCAGGTTCTTCAATGGTGATATTGATGAAGTGGGCATCACGGGGCGGGCGATGAGTGCGGACGAGATAAAATCCCGGTATAACCGCTACGTATACTAA
- a CDS encoding 4Fe-4S binding protein — MSGEIRDKITGMCQDLGIPVVGFAPADRWDNPPFEPWVPEEFRPRAIYPETKTVIVIGLPVSLPVLETTPSIHYHELYRTVNTLLDMHGYRVAEFLTGIGHPSIWIPRDGYGSIAILKEKPVAFFSHRHAAYLAGLGTFGINNTLLTPEFGPRVRFASIFTSAEIPPDKVLEKNLCIRCMQCVAACPVKALNGKDYPEGLTEKRTCTARSEALANRFISPCGICIKVCPVGADRKRFAREDMGIYHEDDERFSVYHRAWKHVRSYGGR; from the coding sequence ATGAGTGGAGAGATCCGGGACAAGATTACCGGCATGTGCCAGGATCTTGGTATTCCCGTAGTGGGCTTTGCTCCGGCAGACCGCTGGGACAATCCCCCGTTTGAACCGTGGGTACCGGAAGAATTCCGGCCCCGGGCCATTTACCCGGAGACAAAGACGGTTATCGTCATCGGCCTGCCGGTAAGTCTCCCCGTACTTGAGACCACTCCCTCGATTCACTACCATGAGCTTTATCGCACGGTCAATACCCTGCTGGACATGCACGGCTACCGCGTCGCAGAGTTCCTCACAGGGATTGGGCATCCCTCCATCTGGATTCCCCGGGACGGGTATGGTTCGATCGCTATCCTGAAGGAAAAACCGGTTGCATTCTTCTCCCACCGTCATGCCGCATATCTTGCCGGTCTCGGTACATTCGGGATCAACAATACACTCCTGACACCGGAGTTCGGACCCCGGGTCAGGTTTGCATCCATATTCACTTCGGCAGAGATTCCCCCCGACAAGGTACTTGAAAAAAACCTGTGCATACGATGCATGCAGTGCGTTGCCGCATGCCCGGTCAAAGCCCTGAACGGGAAGGATTACCCGGAAGGCCTGACAGAGAAGAGGACCTGCACGGCACGATCGGAAGCGCTCGCGAACCGGTTCATATCCCCGTGCGGGATCTGTATCAAGGTCTGCCCGGTCGGGGCCGACCGGAAACGATTCGCTCGTGAAGATATGGGAATTTACCACGAGGATGACGAACGGTTCTCCGTATATCACCGGGCGTGGAAACACGTGCGGTCGTACGGGGGACGGTGA
- a CDS encoding tyrosine-type recombinase/integrase gives MQDHIFHQRDGPEYVDARLAPQLAKGRLSPSDVPLIKEFLYERKAKKNLSGGRVALYVDHLIRIRDFLPGPYNEMTTGVYMEAISKIKTGKRLDGKKFSENTIHDYILSLKVFAEWLVKKKIVNIPLEEIKEIKVPKAPMMTKTPDDMLTEEDVGKLIGVCENSKERALIACVFDAALRIEEAGYLRWRQIQKLKHGISITTDKKTGFPRYIPCPTAWTYLKTWKMDYPAIHGIPPEGDNFVFLTHEGEPYLYSGFQYLMKKFSRKLKQQGDKVLANKIHFHLLRHSKLTHYAKQNMNESILCKIGWGKRSGMVEKYVNLSSVDVEKAVMGIAGIKDVEVQKSVFVPGVCPHCLCKEVPPTAGYCPECGGELTEEAMDETERIVRSVRENPQSLRKLVDEMVEEKMQKAAAK, from the coding sequence ATGCAGGATCACATTTTTCATCAAAGGGACGGTCCTGAGTACGTTGATGCCCGTCTGGCCCCGCAGCTGGCAAAAGGTCGGCTGAGCCCCTCAGATGTTCCCCTCATTAAAGAATTCCTCTACGAACGCAAGGCCAAGAAGAATTTATCCGGTGGTCGGGTTGCACTCTATGTTGATCACCTTATCCGGATCAGGGATTTTTTACCAGGGCCCTATAATGAAATGACAACCGGCGTATACATGGAGGCAATATCGAAAATCAAAACCGGCAAACGTCTGGATGGAAAAAAATTTTCAGAAAATACCATTCATGATTACATCCTTTCACTCAAGGTATTCGCGGAATGGCTCGTCAAGAAGAAGATCGTCAACATACCGCTAGAAGAGATCAAGGAGATCAAGGTCCCCAAAGCCCCGATGATGACAAAGACCCCGGACGACATGCTCACGGAGGAAGATGTCGGGAAACTTATTGGAGTCTGTGAGAACTCCAAGGAGCGGGCCCTGATTGCATGTGTCTTTGACGCAGCCCTGCGCATCGAGGAGGCCGGATACCTGAGATGGCGACAGATCCAGAAACTGAAACACGGGATCTCGATCACGACCGACAAGAAGACCGGCTTTCCCCGGTACATCCCCTGCCCGACCGCATGGACCTATCTGAAAACATGGAAGATGGACTACCCGGCAATCCATGGTATCCCCCCCGAGGGCGACAACTTTGTTTTCCTGACCCATGAAGGGGAGCCGTATCTTTACAGCGGATTCCAGTATCTCATGAAGAAATTCAGCAGGAAGCTGAAGCAGCAGGGCGATAAAGTGCTGGCCAATAAAATTCATTTTCATCTGCTGCGGCACTCGAAGCTGACCCATTACGCGAAGCAGAACATGAACGAATCCATCCTTTGCAAGATCGGCTGGGGCAAGCGTTCAGGGATGGTTGAGAAGTACGTGAACCTCTCATCGGTCGATGTGGAGAAGGCCGTGATGGGAATCGCCGGCATAAAGGATGTGGAAGTGCAGAAATCGGTTTTCGTTCCTGGCGTCTGCCCGCACTGTCTCTGCAAGGAAGTGCCGCCCACTGCCGGGTATTGTCCGGAGTGCGGCGGGGAGCTGACCGAAGAAGCGATGGATGAGACCGAGCGGATTGTCCGGAGTGTCCGGGAGAATCCGCAATCTCTCAGGAAACTGGTTGATGAGATGGTTGAGGAGAAGATGCAGAAAGCAGCAGCGAAGTAA